The following proteins are co-located in the Patescibacteria group bacterium genome:
- a CDS encoding peptide ABC transporter substrate-binding protein: MWRTWFANYLHRHVYGSWQKLGNVRWPFASWVFIIFISIWGLTVQIQSLGTISQVDSPQNGGVYREAVLGVVKSVNPLFPDNSASEDVSSLVFSGLTKINGRREITPDIADRWDVSDDRREYTFYLRPSVKWQDGTKLTASDIAFTIERVQNPDTRSPFLSNWSGVKYLVVDENTIKFILPSSYGNFLANTTLGVLPKHLLGEVKPSSLRSYEFNQRPIGSGPYKLELLEVDSSVVELTANEFYYIHTPYIPKVRIELFEDADEMLGALVRKQVDAVSQVPPSKLEVVDKIESVTTHRLGLPAYVGAFFNLKSPILNNPDLRKSLAYSVDRRAIIDSSLEGEAVIANYPIPAGYPGFNSSAQKYDYDIQKSKELYEKSGAGNAKIRVVTLENSSYESVANSLAESWRLLGLEVEVITADSTQLQQNYIRSRNYDVLVYGQNLGLDSDVYSFWHSSQSADPGLNVSAYKNTEVDNLLESGRLAKDPAYKATRYSSFVDLWAKDVPALILYSPYYNYSQTDSLKGFDAKKIQEPSNRFYNIYDWYLIKR; encoded by the coding sequence TTGTGGCGGACCTGGTTTGCCAACTACCTCCACAGGCATGTCTACGGATCTTGGCAGAAGCTAGGTAATGTTCGCTGGCCTTTTGCGTCTTGGGTGTTTATTATATTTATTTCTATATGGGGCCTAACAGTACAGATCCAATCTCTCGGTACAATTAGCCAAGTCGATTCTCCCCAAAATGGTGGTGTATATCGAGAAGCAGTATTGGGCGTGGTCAAGAGTGTGAATCCACTATTCCCAGATAACTCTGCATCTGAAGATGTATCTAGCCTAGTTTTTAGTGGCCTTACTAAAATTAACGGCCGAAGAGAAATCACGCCGGACATTGCTGACAGATGGGATGTGTCAGATGACCGTAGGGAGTATACTTTTTATCTACGACCATCTGTAAAGTGGCAGGATGGCACAAAACTCACAGCTAGCGACATCGCCTTTACAATCGAAAGGGTACAAAACCCCGATACAAGAAGCCCATTTTTATCCAATTGGAGCGGTGTTAAGTACTTAGTAGTAGATGAGAATACCATAAAATTTATTCTTCCATCATCCTATGGCAATTTTTTGGCTAACACAACCCTAGGTGTATTGCCGAAGCATTTGCTAGGAGAGGTCAAGCCCTCCAGCCTCCGGTCATATGAATTTAATCAACGACCTATCGGCAGTGGGCCATATAAACTGGAGCTATTAGAAGTCGATAGTAGTGTAGTAGAGCTAACCGCCAATGAGTTTTATTATATACATACCCCCTATATACCCAAGGTGCGCATAGAGCTCTTCGAGGACGCAGATGAAATGCTAGGGGCCCTAGTCAGGAAGCAGGTTGATGCAGTTTCGCAGGTTCCACCATCCAAGCTAGAGGTAGTAGATAAGATTGAATCGGTTACAACCCACAGGCTAGGCTTACCAGCCTATGTTGGGGCATTCTTTAATCTAAAAAGTCCAATTTTAAACAATCCTGACCTCAGAAAGTCCTTAGCATATTCTGTTGATAGACGAGCCATTATTGATAGCAGTCTTGAAGGGGAAGCTGTTATCGCGAATTATCCGATTCCAGCGGGCTACCCTGGGTTTAACTCATCGGCCCAGAAGTATGATTATGACATCCAGAAATCCAAGGAGTTGTATGAAAAGTCTGGTGCTGGAAACGCCAAAATAAGAGTTGTAACACTGGAAAACTCCAGCTATGAATCTGTCGCTAACTCGCTTGCAGAAAGCTGGCGATTGCTAGGCCTAGAGGTGGAGGTTATTACTGCAGATAGCACACAGCTCCAGCAGAATTATATTAGAAGCCGCAACTATGATGTACTAGTGTATGGACAAAATCTTGGTCTCGATTCGGATGTCTACAGTTTCTGGCACTCCAGCCAATCTGCCGACCCTGGGCTGAATGTATCGGCCTATAAAAATACTGAGGTAGACAATCTTTTAGAGTCTGGCAGACTAGCCAAGGACCCTGCCTATAAGGCAACACGCTATTCTAGCTTTGTGGATTTATGGGCCAAGGATGTTCCAGCACTGATATTGTATAGCCCCTATTATAATTATTCACAAACCGACTCTCTGAAGGGCTTTGACGCAAAAAAAATCCAGGAACCAAGTAATAGGTTTTATAATATATATGATTGGTACTTGATAAAAAGGTAG
- the secG gene encoding preprotein translocase subunit SecG — MRIILQYILVMISALITVSVLLQNQSSGLGAAFGGESNFYRTKRGTEKFLFYGTMILVAAFVACIIGLLIIK; from the coding sequence ATGAGAATAATACTACAATACATATTAGTTATGATTTCAGCGCTTATAACCGTGTCTGTTTTGCTTCAGAACCAGAGCTCTGGTTTGGGGGCAGCATTCGGTGGAGAAAGCAATTTTTACAGGACTAAGCGAGGCACTGAAAAGTTCTTGTTCTATGGGACGATGATACTTGTGGCGGCATTCGTAGCCTGCATAATTGGCTTGCTAATTATTAAGTAA
- a CDS encoding phage holin family protein — MARRFLLTWLANFVGLFLASIFLSGINADGVWVVVVASLVFGIVNATLRPALTILSLPAIVLTLGLFSLIINALLLYITSAIYPSFQVNSVWSAIGTVLVVWVANYAMSFIIDKE; from the coding sequence ATGGCAAGAAGGTTTCTTTTAACATGGCTCGCTAATTTTGTCGGACTCTTTTTGGCCTCGATTTTTCTTAGCGGCATTAATGCCGACGGCGTGTGGGTTGTAGTGGTCGCAAGCCTGGTATTTGGTATCGTTAACGCCACACTGAGGCCAGCCTTAACAATACTGAGTTTGCCAGCAATTGTCCTGACACTAGGCCTATTTAGCTTGATTATTAATGCACTTTTGCTGTATATTACTAGCGCGATATATCCATCTTTTCAAGTCAACTCTGTTTGGTCCGCAATCGGCACTGTACTGGTGGTATGGGTTGCCAACTACGCCATGAGCTTTATAATTGATAAGGAATAA
- a CDS encoding excinuclease ABC subunit UvrC: protein MVKKLQNRLDELPTNPGVYFFKDSSGKIIYIGKASILKRRVRSYFTGAQTDTKTLRLVKCIADVDWVQTSSEIDALFLEAEYIKRHKPLYNVRERDDKNFIFVRITTQQDFPSVTLVRRPNDDKARYFGPFVQSYGVRQALKYLRRVFPYFVKENHNYSSKLEYQIGVLPSPDVTKLVYRRQISKLIMVLEGKSTQLIDSLQRDISRLAKDRKYEEAIVLRNQYLALKSLGSRVVFGAEEKIIIGKDEALSGLTAILQLSSSPRRIECYDISNFAGGDSVSSMVVFTDGLPDNAAYRHFKMRTRGPNDFAMMQETISRRFGTRNKSWPKPDLIIVDGGKGQLSCARQVISELGVKTLTVGLAKRFETLVIDREDLPNPTQLAKEGGYYIANFEPDSAVLHLLQRVRDEAHRFAVAYHTKVRAKRIAHSQLEEIPGVGPATRKKLIMALGSVAGVKEASPEKLEAIVGAKLAKLIASNLPA, encoded by the coding sequence ATGGTAAAAAAACTTCAAAATAGACTGGATGAGTTGCCCACCAATCCAGGTGTATACTTCTTCAAGGATTCATCTGGCAAAATAATATATATTGGCAAAGCATCTATACTCAAGAGAAGGGTTAGATCTTACTTTACCGGTGCCCAGACGGATACTAAGACACTGCGCTTAGTCAAATGTATAGCTGATGTGGATTGGGTGCAGACGAGTTCGGAGATAGATGCATTATTTCTTGAGGCAGAATATATTAAGCGCCATAAGCCCCTATATAATGTGCGCGAGCGAGATGATAAGAACTTTATTTTTGTGCGGATAACAACTCAGCAAGATTTTCCCTCGGTCACCCTGGTGCGAAGGCCCAACGATGACAAAGCTCGCTACTTTGGGCCTTTTGTCCAGAGCTATGGGGTTAGGCAGGCGCTTAAGTATTTACGCCGTGTATTCCCATATTTCGTGAAAGAGAACCATAATTATAGCTCCAAGCTAGAATACCAAATCGGCGTTCTTCCGAGCCCCGATGTTACAAAGCTCGTGTATCGTAGGCAAATAAGCAAGCTCATCATGGTGCTTGAAGGAAAAAGCACCCAGCTAATTGACAGCCTGCAAAGGGATATCAGCCGCCTTGCTAAGGATCGAAAATATGAAGAGGCGATAGTCCTGCGTAACCAATATTTGGCTCTAAAGTCACTCGGCAGTAGGGTTGTTTTTGGTGCTGAGGAAAAGATTATCATTGGCAAGGATGAAGCACTTTCTGGCCTTACTGCAATTTTACAGCTTAGCTCCTCTCCTAGAAGGATAGAATGCTACGATATCAGTAATTTTGCGGGGGGTGATAGCGTAAGCTCAATGGTAGTATTTACAGATGGGCTTCCTGATAACGCCGCTTATCGGCATTTCAAAATGCGTACAAGGGGCCCAAATGATTTCGCCATGATGCAGGAGACCATTTCACGGCGATTCGGCACTCGCAACAAATCCTGGCCCAAGCCCGATCTTATCATAGTAGACGGCGGCAAGGGTCAGCTTTCTTGTGCCAGGCAGGTTATCAGTGAGCTCGGTGTTAAAACATTGACAGTGGGGCTTGCTAAAAGGTTCGAGACGCTGGTTATTGATAGGGAGGATCTGCCGAATCCAACTCAACTCGCCAAGGAGGGCGGGTACTACATCGCTAATTTTGAGCCCGATTCAGCAGTACTGCATCTATTGCAAAGGGTTCGTGATGAAGCTCATAGATTCGCTGTAGCTTATCATACAAAAGTACGCGCCAAGAGAATTGCCCATTCTCAACTTGAAGAAATACCAGGAGTCGGGCCTGCTACTAGAAAGAAACTAATTATGGCCCTCGGCAGCGTAGCTGGCGTTAAAGAGGCTTCACCAGAGAAGCTTGAGGCTATAGTGGGGGCCAAACTAGCCAAGCTGATTGCCTCAAACCTCCCGGCATAA